One window from the genome of bacterium encodes:
- a CDS encoding DUF3047 domain-containing protein, whose protein sequence is MRFMQGVIFTLSALMVIVWMEPVSKAEAGGDSILIEDFTSSNTGQFPKGWGWLDGTSVKKINEAKPGEVPYVVMEENGNKFLRADDKGQAITIVSDKKWNIKKYQCIQWRWRVNQFPTGANEYAKGKTDNAASLYISYYVSFIGIPRSIKYIWSNTLPECETFRKDGTGKATNIVVESGTS, encoded by the coding sequence ATGCGCTTCATGCAAGGTGTAATATTTACATTGAGTGCGTTGATGGTGATCGTGTGGATGGAGCCGGTTTCAAAGGCCGAAGCAGGTGGTGATTCTATTTTGATAGAAGATTTTACTTCGTCCAATACGGGTCAATTTCCGAAAGGTTGGGGATGGTTGGACGGGACGTCGGTTAAAAAGATAAATGAAGCTAAACCCGGTGAAGTACCGTATGTGGTGATGGAAGAAAACGGTAATAAATTTTTACGTGCTGATGACAAAGGACAAGCTATCACGATCGTGTCTGATAAAAAATGGAATATCAAAAAATATCAATGCATCCAATGGCGTTGGCGTGTCAATCAATTTCCTACCGGGGCCAATGAATATGCCAAAGGCAAAACTGATAACGCGGCCAGCCTGTATATCAGTTATTATGTGAGTTTTATCGGCATACCGCGCAGTATCAAGTATATTTGGAGTAATACGCTTCCGGAATGCGAAACTTTCCGAAAAGATGGTACAGGAAAGGCGACGAATATAGTCGTGGAAAGCGGCACCTCCA